tTTAAACTCTATGAAGAGTTGGTCTTCAGCTCAAAACTTGAGAGGATGATGCTTCTTATCATACGCTTCGAGACTTTCTCTTAGTATGCTCGAGTGATGTTCGTAGTCTTCTCCCACTTTTTCGTAAAGTTATGAGCTTGAGGATTTTTTCCTGCATAAGGATGATCAACAATATGAGGCAGTATAGGTTGTCTTCCACTCAAGATTTCGAAAGGACTCGTTCTTGTGGATAGACTAGTTTgtgcattaaaacaaaattgagccACATCCATCAACTAGGCCCAATTCTTTTgtccaaaatcaacaaaatgtcGTAGATATTCCTTAAGCATACAATTGAATCCTTCAGTTTGGCCATTCGTCTGAGGATGGCAGCTTAAGGATATATTTAGGCGTGTCCCCAAGAAGGCGAATAGTTCGGTCCGGAGAGTACCAATGAATCTACCATCCCTGTCACTCACAATGCTTGATGGAACTCCCCATCACTTCAAGACATTCTTAAAGAACAAGTGTGCTATCAGCTCGACAGAACATAGTTTTGTAATGGGGATGAAGGTGGCGTACTTCGAGAACCAATTGATTATAACCTTTGGGATGtgtaataaaatccatggatttcGCACATTCAGGGAATTTCAATGTGTTCGACTGACTTTCCAAAGTTACTTTCTCTACTAAAGCCTGAAGCCCCGTATGCTGCAAGAATCAGTGTTGCCAATCGAGGTTGCAACGTTTCAAATTCAACTGATCAGcataccattcaaaatttgaattttcaacatgacgagtttgtaactttagtgccccttggagaagaaaatgaaattcagggTATATGTAATTCAGGTTTTGTTCCACAAGAtagtacaatttaaattattctccatATGTTGCTTAATTATCTCATAACGGTTTATTTAAACCAGGATGCAGTGCATGATAGCAACGGTCCGGTTTCTTTTGCAGAAATAGAGAACAACACGACAGCTAGTATTGTAGAATTATCCAATACTCTTGGTAATTTGGATGAGACACATTGTTCTTGCTCTAAACATAGCGCAAAGAGAGTTTGGGAAGCATCACTTTCTTCCTTGAAgtcaaagaaagtaaaaggagTCAATCTGGACCATTTTCATTCTCACTCTAACAAAAATCTTGATCCTGAAAGTGATGTATACGATACCTGCTCTCAAGGATGCTCTTTAGCCAATTCAAAGCATGAGATTTTATCAAgtatttatcctaaaaatccaacCAATCAGTGTACACAAAATTTCTGTCAAGAATTTGGAAGTGTAAATGTGGCATCAGAGGACCTCAATTCTGAAGAGAACACATTAGgaaaaccatttaaaattatgctgATGAACATTGCAGACGAAACTAAGAAAACTCAGCTCATGAAGGTACGGTACCAATTTATAgtcttctaaaatattcatcattcatgtttcttttatgagattttctaTTGATAGTATTGAAGTTTTATATCCTTGGCTTAGTATTCTTTAAAGGGGTGTTTGGCACAAGGAGTGGTCCAAGAAGTTGTGAAATCTAGAAAGTTTTGAACTCTTAGGGCCTAGGACATACGAAGTCAATAAggcataaaattgaaattttcttgtcGGGAGTCCACAAACACTTTTGGCCAAACAAAGAGCGGAAAACTCCACACTTCCCTAATCCTACTCTTCCAGCTCCTTGGCTCATACAGCCTCTACGATCTCTACATACTGATAGGCCCATGGTAGTGAAGGTGTACACCCGTAGGcacaagaaaggattcaggaGAGGAGGATGGGAAGCTGTTTTGTTGGTCTGAATGCTGCTAGTTAAGGGGGCCATGAGTCTTTTATGCTTTCATATAAATACTATTATGATTGTTTGGGGAGGGTATGTTTTGGCATAGCTTGTATCAGGTTTCTTAGAATAATTGGGAGAGCTAGAGAAGCTTCTGATTCCTTCCCtccattattgataaataaaattgaggttaaGGCTTATCATATACATACCCAGTCATTGAACTTCTCCATATTCCTTAAGAGGCATATCTTGCTTGGCTTATTTGGCTGGCTCTACTCATGTAGGATTTCGAAAGGCGAATCTGACATCCtgccaaaaatgattaatcagtttctttaacatgaagtttagggattcaatctttatattatttttaagagttaTTCAATATCCCTACCTAGAATAGACAAATGAAGCTTGAAACTACCtataatattaatgttgttgtttaattatgacattttgttatcgGTCTTTCTAACTTACGAATATCCATCTTCTGATATGTGTTcacatgcatattttatggatgtagattttatagtatttctttatttattttatatggcaTTAGctgtatactttttttataaaatattaatataaatattaaaccaccgattcaccaaaaattttaagctgatggttgaaagaaaattcaattatagccTTAAGCTTAAGCTACTTTGGTGGACTAGAAAGTATAATCTTAGAAACACTCAATCTGATCAAGTTCTCTGAAGCAAGAATTAAAGTTCGGAAAAATCTTTGCGGATTCTTACCAGCAACTATAGAATTAAAGAGTGAGAACTGAGGAaatttttcccttaattttggggattttgaaCCCTTAGAAGCTCCTGTAATAATCCAATATGATctatttcaaagtgatttttccaATCCTATTGATTTATGTAGAATAAATTCAGTGATTTTAGATGAAGGGCTCCAAAGTGATGGTCTCCCAGATACcttaattttctcaaacagaaTGGCTTATCCATCTCAAGAAATCCTTTCGAAGCACTTAGGAAGTTgggtgatgaagaagaaaaccttgtTCGACCGGAAAGAGTTTCAGCCCTTGAATCCTCgcgaaaaaaataattttcagaaggcaaaattcaaatttgggtaTAGCTGGCATCTCCATGTACTTAGAAGGGGAAAAGACTTCaacagaaaagagagaaaaacagacctcgaaagaagaaaaggcagcCAGTCGGcattttattatctcaaaaaaCAGCTCACCTAGCCCTCCCCAAccaaattttttcaaacttaatgtaTTTGCAGACATTTTTAAAGCTGACACACAGATGGTAGGCCCCAAGAATTCTATTAAACAGAATTCCAATGGCTTTTGGTATTCTGAcgaattggaggaagaatcAGAGTCCTCTCCTCCATCAAGGAACTTCACTTGCGGGCCATCTCCTGTTTTCAgttctcaaccaaaattaccaGCCTCTCCCAAGACTAAAATATCCTCTGCAATGAAAGCTATTCCATTTCATGCcataaatttttctaagcaCCTCAAGACCTATACCAAAGGGAGAACTTTTCGCAACATTTGGATGAGCTTAACTAATTCTGATTTATTAGAGGAAAGTTGTGTGaagatacaaattcaaaattcagtTGGCAAAAGGTCAGTACTGCCTTCCTccttaagtaataaattttctcaatcctcctccaaactttctggttcattctttaattttgtgcaagatacttcttatctaaaaaaagttgagaaccTAGAAGATGAATTCAAGGAAGTTGA
Above is a window of Cucumis sativus cultivar 9930 unplaced genomic scaffold, Cucumber_9930_V3 scaffold63, whole genome shotgun sequence DNA encoding:
- the LOC116406067 gene encoding uncharacterized protein LOC116406067 — translated: MLLNYLITVYLNQDAVHDSNGPVSFAEIENNTTASIVELSNTLGNLDETHCSCSKHSAKRVWEASLSSLKSKKVKGVNLDHFHSHSNKNLDPESDVYDTCSQGCSLANSKHEILSSIYPKNPTNQCTQNFCQEFGSVNVASEDLNSEENTLGKPFKIMLMNIADETKKTQLMKSLDCLLQLVKGKLPGRQIC